From the Arctopsyche grandis isolate Sample6627 chromosome 2, ASM5162203v2, whole genome shotgun sequence genome, the window cacaaaaactttgagaaatcaaggtctttgaaataattggaaaaatgcagcactaaaccatccaagtggtcagtaaaaagatttttacttgcttcaatattggccgtggcccagaaatctttggaaagtgaaaacatatccaaatcattcttttgtaaatttgatttccataacttcaactttttaatgaaagcttttactttgtctttttgaacaagtggatgtatttgtgatccctgcattgatttatttaaacacctcaattttccaaaaatttcaaccaaataggcaagtttaacaatttaattatcgagaggttttcttcgagaaaggttgctaattaaatgtgtatataaaaatgaaaataaacattcatgcattgaatttttactgttaagctacgatatgaagttttatttatttgtagatattatggtatgaaaattatttttttattaaaaagttttggcgcctcccctggcaatagtccgcgcctcccgtgggaggcgcgcctcccagtttggaaaccgctggtgtAGATGGATatcacaaaaattttaaataaaacaactttatgaaaataaatttataatgtaattcaaCACACAATAATTACATggaataattacaaattttccaaaaatgtgccactcaattttttattatatattttaataaatgtaaatataatacaaataccacttggtctatttttttttcttttaaaaacatggaaaaatataaaaatatgaatgagATGTTGAAAAtctattgaagaaaaaaattactgTTAGTGGTGACTTCTTCTTCGATTCAACGGTtcggaacagctcttcagcGCTCATATCAGTCCATGACAACTTCATCCTTCCAATCCATTTTCTACCTTCTATTTTTCCCATGATAATCAAACggaaaaattcgtattttgaacCCTGTATCATgcgtccgaggtactccatctgtctccacttgatgacagaaacaagtttccTGCTTCTCCGTATCATgctgaggacagcttcatttgtgacttttttggtccatgggatcttcagcatacgcctgttgacccacatctcaaaatcTTCGATACGGCTGATCAttctggtcttcagagtcctcGTTTTGCATCCAGATAGCAGCACTCTTtgcgaatctcaaacgcgtacgaagattgtGATGCTTGTTTATTGTTGATGAacactgttctagccatctcgatgcggattcttacgTTTTCATCTGGGTCAAGCTCTTAATTTAACCAAGTTCTcaggtatttaaatattttaactctttctaacacctctAGATACAACGTttagatcaccggtgtctgtttgcattttgTCAACTACATAGCATAAATTTCgtcttctttatatttatgtgcagacctcttcgattgctttcttgattaaCAGTATATCTTTCTTCCATtccaaaaattttcattcaagaGAGAATGACGAAGATGAAATAATGGATTTTAACGGTTCAGTGCCATTCCCGTCAATCAGTTGACTACGACAAAATGAGCAGAGTGCTTTAGAAATCAGCTGCGATTCCAAATCATCCACGTAAAATAgctgaaacaaaaacaaaccgaCGTTGTTGTTTTAtggtatactcgtacatatttaagtccccattcaatattgatataaaccttgtaacaaTGAGGGCAATACTGTATGTGTAAGTCGGGCATAACGTTGCGAAAAAATAACGTTTCCAATGGTTTTGGACGATTGATGACTATCACAGATAATGgctgtaatattttcaaatcttCTCGGTTGCACACAACTTTACCATTCTTATCATcctataaaaaaacattgaaaatatgaattaattgacctcacttatacatatatgttataattatgtactatatttacttttcatttgAAATGCTAATCGTTGAgatactattaaatatttacttactTCAAACGATTTGTTTGAGAACACGTCTTTGAGATTAGACAAATTTTCTATTCGCAATATCTGAGAATTTTCTTGGTCGTTTGGCCGAGCTTCGAGAGAAGACACATCAGATTCTATCAACTGTAAAGCCTCCTCCACGGTTATGTCGTCCTCTATAGTGAATGCGACCAACGGTAATATTTCTAAAACATTAATAACCACTTCTATaccaaatgaaaaaatgaaaaatttcacataacATCAACTAACCGAATGTAAGAAACGAATGGTACAAATTATGTCTGCAGTAGTTGCAAACTGTTGAAAGTGGTGTGAAATGATGTGAACATCTGTAGCACAACGGCGTAACCTCGTTACTATCGTTCAATCCAGCTCGTGAGAGCAATGTCAAAACTTCTACATTTTCCTgcaatcaaataaatatcacaGATGGTTACTGATTTCTGAAAAGGATGGTATCAAGaaatcaatctacatatgtagagaaattagcaacaaaaataatgaatatttaaaggAAGAGTATTTTCAAAAGCTAATTTTGTGATCTTTCGGATCTTCACCAGAGCGGAGaccaatcaatctttactaagtttagcccattgaattcgaatatgatgatgatttttgttCCTTTCTTCCCGTTTaaaagatatgagcgtttaaaatatgcgcaatttttacagatttttgagtTTTACcttctttaactcaaaatcattGTGGGTCACACTAGTAAAGATTGAATAATCTCCGCttcgttaatttttttgttgctcaatatTATCtaagattttcttttaaaacattttagttCAAAAGAAATACTAgagcaacatatgtatgtagaagaaaaGCAGCTCATGAAGCAGACaacaaatgattttttgaaaataacacttgtctgatatataatattttttatgttgggTTTGCGAAACACTATTAACCCTTtcaatgctgaccaacgctgatcAGCGTTTTGCCGACAAGTCCTTGGGCCTGAAGAATGCCAATGTGCTTTGTACATTTTGcatgcataaaataaacaagaataatacctgttaagcctttccCGGTAGCATTAAAAAtcagtcgtgtaatccgtgcaaTTGCTTTGTCTACGTTTATAAACACtcatttacaccggaatttctgaatttatgaccatagcagaattacccgatggaaatccctaattgATGAGTATTTCAGATTTTGCCTTGGTCTCTAGTTGCACATGGGAACAATCAGATAGGACCGAATAGGTGATTATTGGAAGAAGCATCACGTATTTAATATACCGGTATTATCCCAATACACGTCACGCAatcgatttttattcattttaaaagcattcaattttaacaacaattaagaagatcgaactagttttggaaaaatacattcactaataaacttcttttgtttattatattttgttgcaagatatattagagagtctaaacacacctttacaaaacttgaaatccccggcggtagttatctagagtttgtttggattaacttcaattttatacctgatttctaaataattctaattggaaatgtgGGCGAAGTTtgtagcgtggcgggctttcaacagaaatgacttcagcattcaaagggttaaaccgttttaatttattcaccTGTATCTTAAATGGTACTTTCAAGTTCTGAATTTTGTCCAGCATCTGACGAGCCAGTTTGTTTGCGCCTAGTAATCTGCCTTGTTTTGCTAAACACAAATATACCGAACTGAAAACCGTCAAGGCGCAATATCTTACAtgattttcaaaaatgaaataatgctaaaaataaactctacataagattgaaaaggatacaATAAAGAAATGCCTTTCGGCGGATGAACATTGTTTTCGACGAGCGAAAGAACAATTTTAGCCGCGTTGAACAACGTTTCCGGTTGGCAAACTGAAAACACTTCGTGTATAGACTGATGCACAATATGAAAAGTAAAGTAAATTGTTGCATATTTTTCATTCTCATTATACGATTCTATCCAATTCTGTTGTTGACTGTAATTGAATAGAAgaaaaatgttaatttcaaCTGTCGATAACAATAATTTCAAAGCTTTTCGAATTAACCCACTCAATATCGTCCACAGTTTGGGAGATTTCTAAGGATTGTGATGCAAGCAACCAATGCAAGTAAGCAGCGTCGTTGAAACGTTCTTCGGCGATGGCATTTTGTATAAGAACTCCCAAAACTCTAGCGGCTGATTCCGTCTGACCGCCCATGTGGTATGCTGAAAATATCACATCGATAACACAAAATAAGAAACTATTATAGAATAAATACAACTCAAATGAAGAACATTTAGAAATTCTCGATTATGTtcaatataaccagcagaatagactagtggttagcatataatgctttgaacagagtggtcatgggttcaaatccgagtttgccaatttatctgatttttattgaaacggttccaataaattggcaaccttaccaattttctcgtaaaatctcgagttttaagcaatctcgaatttcactgaattgtataaaatgctgcaaatttacaaatttgaccataaatggatgttaattgatatgtatttacatactttgTATAGTACTTGTATCAAGTGTACCTACAATgtgtctggccaggaaggcgcatttggggttacctgctaggccttcctggtatgaattaataaaaaataaatatcaaggtACAAATTTAAATGTCTAGTAGTACATAAATTCATGTAACCATGTACGAACCTTTATGAGCTTCGATAAAATGATTGTCCCTAGCCATTTGTTGTGCATATGGTATATAAACCTCTTCCTTGTATTCCGGATTCTGTTTGACCAATTGAAACGCTTGCTCCCAATTTTCCATCTTAACTGCCATCTTGACCATTGCATGCTGATCTCCCAATTTTTGATACAGCTCGGTCGCCGACTCCAAGTGACCGATCGAGATCAAAGCCTGAGCCACCACATATAAATTATCGCTCGCACCCTTATCGAGATTACGACCCGTTTCGACCAAcctaaaacataaatatgtattctcTAAAGGTTCACCGCACACTATTCGTTTAAATAATAACTCACATGTCGACCCAACCGTTCTGTGCCATAATATTCGCCGCACTCTTTATGTCTCCGGCTGCCAAAAACATCTCAGCAGCCACACGAGGCTCGTTTATATGCTGAGCCCATTCAGCTCTCTTTTTTATAAGATCCGACACATCTTCCGAATCCATGTATtcctacaaatataaaataattctctAAAAAAAGGGTCTAAAAGgattggaaaagacttcgataatggtttgatgtagtttattgaaatgtaaaatttgcacgtggtggttcagcggagcgtacggaacacaagttgtccgtacgccgtctgctcgaactctgtcgaccgtcgcgtatttccgcttgggccgacactaatgccaactcgtcaataatgccaatcgacaatcagttaataagactgtttgccacacgtcattacaaaagtcggaacatagtcccacataggaaaactgttgaacaatacagttattctacagagttacagcattactgacgagtcgtttacaataaatcatagctcttaaaataattaaatagagggtgaataatgaaacctttgcctcatccagtgtgaggataaaatcaatttattggttcagtaatatttcaacttataggtatacctctggtgaatgttgtttctatttacattaaagtttttgaaatctcctttgaagctgtgaataagcattacaagataagtttactttaaagaagagagagtggactgtatatggtttaaaacttaagcattcctcatcttgatgttaacttagacaatacaatgttgacactgttacagttgtcaagacagatcagctattaccgatcaactaaacttgattagtgagtgtaatgctcctaagttagcttgatttcatcaacaagtagcacaaacattgctaaattaaaagtaaattggaaagtcattcattcattcctacaagcaggaaatgaaggcgaactatgattatagatgtctctacgttaaacatcgaaatgttcagtattataatatttacttattctatgattcacataaatactataaacagtaagagttaacttatgttttcataacaagaaacataagacctgcggatgactcccggcaggttataattaagtagacatgaaataatttaagatgctccattaagtgtggcttggagactaacattaacaaatcatgaatctaattttaactgtcaaatttgaacagtttattttaaactcggatataatccttccgagtgatgacatgagacaagtcttatattataaagacaaaatgattagattaaattcggagatatatactgccgaatgttaaaatgaaaatagcttaaattatacacacaacacaattaaagtgaattacggagtactactattaacattgaatgatttaaactcatgattacatctaataagtaatatgagttgggggtagtgtcttcgggttaaactaagctaccgaagttgacggaattgaagctgctgtttctcctccctcttgctgatcttccttcctgtcaagtggtccttgtggtagaatcggcaatggcgctactagatgactggaccgacgaaactctccgctggcagtaaagacgtcgacgactcgaactctgccatctggtccgggatacaatttagtgactcgacccaagacccatcgggttggcagcatgtgttcctcctttaacaggaccatttgacccacactcagattgttgctcgagtccttcttccatttgtgtcgtaactgcaaagaatgtaaatattccgccgaccaacgtttccaaaatgctgctgtggtcaattgtatctgaagcagattggcatggacattagtgttatatttaacctccattggaagagcgagtaaggatctgccaattaagaaatgtccaggtgtgaggggtaaaaggtctagtggatccgaagacaagggactaagaggacgggaattcatgcaagcttctatttgagtcaataccgtacaaaatgattcgaaatttaaggtggtggcctttaacaccttgtttaaatgaatcttcatggatttaaccgctgcttcccacagccctcccatgtgaggcgcccttggcgggttaaacttccaacgaatcccttcggaggctacataccgtagtagcttctcctcatgaggacgttcgtaaattaattttactaaattaacgagttcacgacttgcaccgacaaaattagtagcattgtcggaatatatcgtattgggcctgccacgtctggctacgaatcttcttaaacaatttaagaaatttgaactcgttaagtctccgacaagttccaagtgaactgccttactggaaaaacacacaaagacacaaacgtaaccctcaattatcttagaattcttattgcaaccactcttcacaggaaaaggtcctgcgaagtctatccccacatgactgaaaggaaaattcgcagtggtacgttcaagcgggagcaatcccattaatctattgtgtgacagtggtttatttctgaaacaaatgacacatgaacgcaccactcctttgacagtattatgtccggccaatggccaataggtctgccgcaataacgacagtaaggcttgagtacccaagtgaatatatttcaagtgcgcatctcggacaatcatgtgtgtaagtttatgcttatttgacaagataatgggtgacgttgatagagttgttcccagaggaagtctacttccaacacaaattaaattctcatggaatagaggggacaatttagctaatttactgctactgggaattggatgtcccttgctcagcaaacgatattccaatggaaatgattccatttgcgataaccttatcaaattatttaaagcatcttttaattcgaaagcggacggttcgttattttctttaacg encodes:
- the LOC143922803 gene encoding intraflagellar transport protein 122 homolog — encoded protein: MKMIKFNNSFLSEMLNQGDNASKALSVAEVYAYRGKFIDAARLYRSNGQSHRALTMYTDLRLFHKAQEYMDSEDVSDLIKKRAEWAQHINEPRVAAEMFLAAGDIKSAANIMAQNGWVDMLVETGRNLDKGASDNLYVVAQALISIGHLESATELYQKLGDQHAMVKMAVKMENWEQAFQLVKQNPEYKEEVYIPYAQQMARDNHFIEAHKAYHMGGQTESAARVLGVLIQNAIAEERFNDAAYLHWLLASQSLEISQTVDDIDQQQNWIESYNENEKYATIYFTFHIVHQSIHEVFSVCQPETLFNAAKIVLSLVENNVHPPKGISLFSVYLCLAKQGRLLGANKLARQMLDKIQNLKVPFKIQENVEVLTLLSRAGLNDSNEVTPLCYRCSHHFTPLSTVCNYCRHNLYHSFLTFEVVINVLEILPLVAFTIEDDITVEEALQLIESDVSSLEARPNDQENSQILRIENLSNLKDVFSNKSFEDDKNGKVVCNREDLKILQPLSVIVINRPKPLETLFFRNVMPDLHIQYCPHCYKLFYVDDLESQLISKALCSFCRSQLIDGNGTEPLKSIISSSSFSLE